A DNA window from Acidobacteriota bacterium contains the following coding sequences:
- a CDS encoding fumarate reductase/succinate dehydrogenase flavoprotein subunit produces MELKSNVPDGPLENKWDKHRFDMKLINPANKRKYSVIVVGSGLAGGAGAASLAELGYNVSCFCYQDSPRRAHSIAAQGGINGAKNYQNDGDSIRRLFYDTVKGGDFRAREANVYRLAQVSVDIIDQCVAQGVPFGREYGGLLANRSFGGAQVSRTFYARGQTGQQLLLGAYQALERQIGLGKVKMYNRHEMLELVVIDGRARGIVTRDMVTGAVESHIADAVVLATGGYGSVFYLATYAKGCNATAIWRAYKKGAAFGNPCYTQIHPTCIPVTGDHQSKLTLMSESLRNDGRIWVPLKKGDKRAAGDIPEAERDYYLERKYPSFGNLAPRDIASRAAKQVCDEGRGIGETGFGVYLDFADAIGRLGEDTIRERYGNLFDMYERITDDNPYKVPMRIYPASHYTMGGLWVDYNLMSTIPGLHVAGEANFSDHGANRLGASALMQGLADGYFVLPYTIGNYLASTKKDSIDTKHAAFRDAEAAVKARTDRLLAVKGKRTVDNLHRELGKIMWEGCGMARNEAGLKAALQKIPALREEFWKNVTVVGSAGELNQTLEKAGRVADFLELGELMCRDALAREESCGGHFREEYQTADGEALRNDEKFCHVAAWEYAGEGKTPIRHVEQLEFQNVHLATRSYK; encoded by the coding sequence ATCGAACTGAAGTCGAACGTCCCCGACGGCCCCCTCGAGAACAAGTGGGACAAGCACCGCTTCGACATGAAGCTCATCAACCCGGCGAACAAGCGGAAGTACTCCGTCATCGTCGTCGGGTCGGGCCTCGCGGGTGGAGCGGGCGCCGCGTCCCTCGCCGAGCTTGGCTACAACGTCTCCTGCTTCTGCTACCAGGACAGCCCGCGCCGCGCCCACTCCATCGCCGCGCAGGGCGGCATCAACGGCGCCAAGAACTACCAGAACGACGGCGACAGCATCCGCCGGCTCTTCTACGACACGGTCAAGGGCGGCGACTTCCGCGCACGGGAAGCGAACGTCTACCGCCTCGCGCAGGTCTCCGTGGACATCATCGACCAGTGCGTCGCGCAGGGCGTGCCCTTCGGCCGCGAGTACGGCGGCCTCCTCGCGAACCGCTCCTTCGGCGGCGCGCAGGTCTCGCGCACCTTTTACGCGCGGGGCCAGACCGGGCAGCAGCTCCTCCTCGGCGCCTATCAGGCCCTCGAGCGCCAGATCGGGCTCGGGAAGGTCAAGATGTACAACCGGCACGAGATGCTCGAGCTCGTCGTGATCGACGGGCGCGCACGCGGCATCGTGACGCGCGACATGGTCACGGGCGCCGTCGAGTCGCACATCGCGGATGCCGTCGTCCTCGCGACCGGCGGCTACGGCAGCGTCTTCTACCTCGCGACGTACGCGAAGGGCTGCAACGCGACGGCCATCTGGCGCGCCTACAAGAAGGGCGCCGCGTTCGGGAACCCCTGCTACACGCAGATCCACCCGACGTGCATCCCCGTCACGGGCGACCATCAGTCCAAGCTGACCCTCATGTCCGAGTCGCTCCGCAACGACGGGCGCATCTGGGTCCCGCTCAAGAAGGGCGACAAGCGCGCCGCCGGCGACATCCCCGAAGCCGAGCGTGACTACTACCTCGAGAGGAAGTACCCCTCGTTCGGCAACCTCGCGCCCCGCGACATCGCGTCGCGTGCCGCCAAGCAGGTCTGCGACGAGGGCCGCGGCATCGGCGAGACGGGCTTCGGCGTCTACCTCGACTTCGCGGACGCGATCGGCCGCCTCGGCGAGGACACGATCCGCGAGCGCTACGGCAACCTCTTCGACATGTACGAGCGCATCACGGACGACAACCCCTACAAGGTCCCGATGCGCATCTACCCGGCCTCGCACTACACGATGGGCGGGCTCTGGGTGGACTACAACCTCATGTCCACGATCCCGGGCCTCCACGTGGCGGGCGAGGCGAACTTCTCCGATCACGGGGCAAATCGTCTTGGAGCCAGCGCGCTCATGCAGGGCCTCGCGGACGGCTACTTCGTCCTCCCGTACACGATCGGCAACTACCTCGCCTCGACGAAGAAGGACTCCATCGACACGAAGCACGCGGCGTTCCGGGACGCCGAGGCCGCCGTGAAGGCGAGGACGGACCGGCTGCTCGCCGTGAAGGGCAAGCGCACGGTCGACAACCTCCACCGCGAGCTCGGCAAGATCATGTGGGAAGGCTGCGGTATGGCCCGCAACGAGGCCGGCCTGAAGGCGGCGCTCCAGAAGATCCCCGCATTGCGCGAGGAGTTCTGGAAGAACGTCACGGTCGTCGGCAGCGCTGGCGAGCTCAACCAGACTCTCGAGAAGGCGGGCCGCGTGGCGGACTTCCTCGAGCTCGGCGAGCTCATGTGCCGGGACGCCCTCGCGCGCGAGGAGTCCTGCGGCGGCCACTTCCGCGAGGAATACCAGACGGCGGACGGCGAGGCCCTCCGCAACGACGAGAAGTTCTGCCACGTGGCCGCCTGGGAGTACGCCGGAGAGGGCAAGACTCCGATCCGCCACGTCGAGCAGCTCGAATTCCAGAACGTCCACCTCGCCACGAGGAGCTACAAGTGA
- a CDS encoding succinate dehydrogenase cytochrome b subunit produces the protein MAAPTPFLNSSVGKKIVMAITGIVLSGFVLGHMAGNLQAFLPNGPEALDHYGAFLRELLHGTGIWFVRGGLLLAVGLHIWAYLTLTQKSWAARPKGYKVNDFEEATFASRSMRWTGPILGAFIVFHLMHLTIGNVHPRFVEGKVYQNLVTGLAPVPVALFYVLAMGCLSFHLWHGAWSMLQTLGLSHPKYLGARKAFAVVFTILVAGGFVLVPLAVLAGVLK, from the coding sequence ATGGCTGCGCCCACACCCTTCCTGAATTCCTCGGTTGGAAAGAAGATCGTCATGGCGATCACCGGGATCGTCCTGTCGGGCTTCGTTCTCGGCCACATGGCCGGCAACCTCCAGGCCTTCCTGCCGAACGGGCCGGAGGCGCTGGACCACTACGGCGCGTTCCTGCGGGAGCTGCTGCACGGCACGGGCATCTGGTTCGTCCGGGGCGGTCTCCTCCTGGCGGTCGGGCTCCACATCTGGGCGTACCTGACGCTCACGCAGAAGAGCTGGGCCGCCCGCCCGAAGGGCTACAAGGTGAACGACTTCGAGGAAGCGACCTTCGCCTCGCGCTCGATGCGCTGGACGGGGCCCATCCTCGGCGCCTTCATCGTGTTCCACCTCATGCACCTGACGATCGGCAACGTGCACCCGCGCTTCGTCGAGGGCAAGGTTTACCAGAACCTCGTCACGGGCCTGGCGCCGGTGCCGGTCGCGCTCTTCTACGTTCTCGCGATGGGCTGCCTCTCGTTCCACCTCTGGCACGGCGCGTGGTCGATGCTCCAGACCCTCGGCCTCTCGCACCCGAAGTACCTCGGGGCGCGGAAGGCCTTCGCCGTCGTCTTCACGATTCTCGTCGCGGGCGGGTTCGTTCTCGTGCCACTCGCGGTTCTGGCGGGGGTGCTGAAATGA
- the mdh gene encoding malate dehydrogenase: MRRKVTVIGAGNVGATVAQRIVEQNLADVVLVDVVEGVPQGKGLDMFQSGAVEGFDMKIVGTNGYDETEGSDLVIVTAGLARKPGMSRDDLLKKNEEIVSSCIAKTTRGSRDLKVIVVTNPLDAMCEVVRRVTKLPKQNVIGMAGILDSARMRAFISMELGVSMSNIHATVLGGHGDTMVPLPRYSTVAGVPITELMTPERVAAIVKRTAGGGAEIVNFLKTGSAYYAPSSAAVEMAEAIFNDRKKILPCAAYLEGEYGIKGLFVGVPCVLGAGGIEKIVELKLTPEESAALQKSAASVQELVGLLTV, from the coding sequence ATGCGACGCAAAGTGACCGTGATCGGGGCAGGAAACGTGGGCGCGACCGTCGCCCAGCGCATCGTGGAGCAGAACCTGGCCGACGTCGTCCTCGTGGACGTGGTCGAGGGCGTCCCGCAGGGCAAGGGACTGGACATGTTCCAGTCGGGCGCCGTCGAAGGGTTCGACATGAAGATCGTCGGCACGAACGGCTACGACGAGACCGAGGGCTCCGACCTCGTGATCGTCACGGCCGGCCTCGCCCGCAAGCCGGGCATGTCGCGCGACGACCTGCTGAAGAAGAACGAGGAGATCGTCAGCTCGTGCATCGCGAAGACGACGCGCGGCTCGCGCGACCTCAAGGTCATCGTCGTGACGAACCCGCTCGACGCGATGTGCGAGGTCGTCCGCCGCGTCACGAAGCTCCCGAAGCAGAACGTGATCGGCATGGCCGGCATCCTCGACAGCGCCCGCATGCGCGCGTTCATCTCGATGGAGCTCGGCGTCTCGATGTCGAACATCCACGCGACCGTTCTCGGCGGCCACGGCGACACGATGGTCCCGCTTCCGCGGTACTCCACCGTCGCGGGCGTCCCGATCACCGAGCTCATGACCCCCGAGCGCGTCGCGGCGATCGTCAAGCGCACCGCGGGCGGCGGCGCCGAGATCGTCAACTTCCTCAAGACCGGCTCGGCCTACTACGCGCCGTCGTCGGCGGCCGTCGAGATGGCCGAAGCCATCTTCAACGACCGCAAGAAGATCCTCCCGTGCGCCGCGTACCTCGAGGGCGAGTACGGGATCAAGGGCCTCTTCGTGGGCGTGCCCTGCGTGCTGGGCGCCGGCGGCATCGAGAAGATCGTCGAGCTCAAGCTCACCCCGGAGGAGTCCGCCGCTCTCCAGAAGTCCGCCGCCTCCGTCCAGGAACTCGTCGGACTGCTGACCGTCTGA
- a CDS encoding four helix bundle protein yields the protein MAGEYKNLPLWKRGMTLAHTVYAAVEAAGAKGTDAGTRLRKAAVSVPSLVGEAFLDMSGKDVAEALSLAEAKLDEVQGLLTSPALSGIPPADLESLLGDLESLKAELVQLRATRMGETTH from the coding sequence ATGGCCGGCGAATACAAGAACCTCCCGCTCTGGAAGAGGGGAATGACCCTCGCCCACACGGTCTACGCGGCCGTGGAGGCGGCTGGGGCCAAGGGGACGGACGCAGGCACCCGCCTGAGAAAAGCAGCAGTTTCCGTGCCTTCCCTTGTCGGGGAGGCCTTCCTCGACATGTCCGGCAAGGACGTCGCGGAGGCCCTCTCCCTGGCCGAGGCGAAGCTGGACGAGGTCCAGGGACTCCTGACTTCTCCGGCGCTGAGCGGCATCCCGCCCGCCGACCTCGAAAGCCTTCTCGGCGACCTCGAGAGCCTCAAGGCCGAGCTCGTGCAGCTCCGGGCCACCCGGATGGGCGAAACGACGCACTAA
- a CDS encoding Zn-dependent exopeptidase M28: MRTTAAAAALALLAAACAKAPAPSLQARLAARAETSTAIEADARALAALGARVTGSAACAKGEELAAARLASAGLSPVFETYPRPEGAAVDAPARNVLADIPGTDRARGLVLLAAHLDGVAVGEGAADDAVNVAVLLEAARTLKALAPAPRRTIRFAFFTGEEQKMAGSSAYVAAHAAEPHALAAVFDLGSGRTKGFYMNGRKQEMRALFQRALAPDDRWRAIFGTYQIWAGCDAFPFVKAGIPVLTAFQIDPGYAALHHTAADTAGRLDFAAARETAALATALAWGAADDAGPDLPRHTPDEVRELLARHRIAP, from the coding sequence ATGAGGACGACCGCCGCGGCCGCCGCGCTTGCACTCCTCGCCGCCGCGTGCGCGAAGGCACCGGCGCCCTCCCTGCAGGCCCGGCTCGCGGCGCGGGCCGAGACGTCCACCGCCATCGAGGCCGATGCGCGGGCCCTCGCGGCGCTCGGAGCGCGCGTGACCGGCAGCGCCGCGTGCGCGAAGGGAGAGGAGCTCGCGGCCGCGCGTCTCGCGTCTGCCGGCCTTTCGCCCGTCTTCGAGACGTACCCGCGTCCCGAGGGCGCGGCCGTCGACGCGCCGGCGCGCAACGTCCTCGCGGACATTCCGGGCACGGACAGGGCGCGCGGGCTCGTCCTCCTCGCGGCGCACCTCGACGGCGTCGCGGTGGGGGAGGGCGCGGCGGACGACGCCGTCAACGTGGCGGTGCTGCTCGAGGCGGCGCGCACGCTGAAGGCGCTCGCGCCCGCGCCGCGCCGGACGATCCGCTTTGCGTTCTTCACGGGGGAGGAACAGAAGATGGCGGGCTCGTCGGCGTACGTGGCGGCACACGCCGCCGAGCCGCACGCCCTCGCCGCGGTCTTCGACCTTGGCTCGGGTCGCACGAAGGGTTTCTACATGAACGGGCGCAAGCAGGAGATGCGCGCCCTCTTCCAGCGCGCCCTCGCCCCCGACGATCGCTGGCGGGCCATTTTCGGGACGTACCAGATCTGGGCGGGCTGCGACGCCTTCCCGTTCGTGAAGGCGGGCATCCCGGTGCTCACCGCGTTCCAGATCGACCCCGGCTACGCCGCCCTGCACCACACGGCGGCCGACACGGCCGGCCGGCTCGATTTCGCGGCCGCGCGCGAAACCGCGGCGCTCGCGACGGCGCTGGCATGGGGGGCCGCGGACGACGCCGGGCCGGACCTCCCGCGGCACACGCCGGACGAGGTCCGGGAGCTGCTGGCGAGGCACCGGATCGCGCCTTAG
- a CDS encoding fused MFS/spermidine synthase, translating to MRGLKGARDLLRLDGAVFLSGAALMALEIVGSRVLAPVFGTSLFVWGALITTFLAALAVGYALGGRLADRRPEPALLSGVLLAAGALVIVLFAAPDAVLAAASGAPVPDRFRALLAAAVLFAPPSILMGAVTPFAVRLAAKDLALVGSAAGRLSAVSTVGSILGAFAAAFFLIPTFPTRPILFGIGAALLVSALLVPAPRLLRRAAWAGFLGAAGALVFLVGPGIAKAPGPAGTLLLEKETAYHRIRVVDQGLRRALYFDNRLQGYAPVRPGVDLGIAYTDGLALSLAFAPDARRVVMIGLGAGMLPTLLATRAPEIASTSIEIDPEVVAVARNYFAFAPDANDRVIVGDGRRELERQVDGADVIVVDAYYSDSLPFHLVTKEFDALCARKLGPGGVLAVNFGGDLTGNRNQLLWAAVKTLGEVFPRVYVFSSELKAGAGTFRGNAIVVATRSPERVDPGTLADRAKAVAERLGRPPISEWAARLYEGEIRTADVPVLTDAYSPTDALQHLAR from the coding sequence GTGCGTGGCTTGAAGGGGGCCCGCGACCTCCTGCGCCTCGACGGGGCGGTTTTCCTCTCCGGCGCCGCGCTCATGGCCCTCGAGATCGTCGGGAGCCGCGTGCTCGCGCCGGTTTTCGGGACGTCGCTCTTCGTCTGGGGCGCGCTCATCACGACGTTTCTCGCGGCCCTTGCGGTCGGCTATGCGCTCGGCGGGCGCCTCGCCGACCGCCGGCCCGAGCCGGCGCTGCTCTCCGGCGTGCTCCTCGCGGCGGGCGCGCTCGTGATCGTCCTGTTCGCCGCGCCCGACGCCGTCCTCGCGGCCGCCAGCGGTGCGCCCGTACCGGATCGCTTCCGCGCGCTGCTCGCGGCCGCCGTGCTCTTCGCTCCTCCGAGCATCCTCATGGGCGCCGTCACGCCCTTCGCCGTGCGCCTCGCGGCGAAGGACCTCGCGCTCGTCGGGTCGGCCGCGGGCCGGCTCTCGGCCGTGTCGACGGTCGGCTCGATCCTCGGCGCGTTTGCGGCGGCCTTCTTCCTGATCCCGACGTTCCCGACGCGGCCGATCCTCTTCGGCATCGGGGCCGCGCTGCTCGTGTCGGCCCTTCTCGTCCCGGCGCCGCGTCTCCTGCGCCGCGCCGCGTGGGCCGGTTTCCTCGGGGCGGCGGGCGCGCTCGTCTTCCTCGTGGGGCCCGGCATCGCGAAGGCGCCCGGGCCCGCCGGCACGCTTCTCCTCGAGAAGGAGACGGCCTACCACCGCATCCGCGTCGTGGACCAGGGACTGCGCCGCGCCCTCTACTTCGACAATCGGCTCCAGGGTTACGCGCCGGTGCGGCCCGGCGTGGACCTCGGGATCGCTTACACGGACGGGCTTGCGCTCTCCCTCGCGTTCGCGCCGGACGCCCGGCGCGTCGTCATGATCGGGCTCGGCGCCGGGATGCTGCCGACCCTCCTCGCCACGCGCGCCCCCGAAATCGCCTCGACTTCGATCGAGATCGACCCGGAGGTCGTCGCGGTCGCGCGGAATTACTTCGCTTTCGCGCCGGACGCGAACGACCGCGTGATCGTGGGCGACGGCCGCCGCGAGCTGGAACGCCAGGTGGACGGCGCCGACGTGATCGTCGTGGACGCCTACTACTCCGACAGCCTGCCGTTTCACCTCGTCACGAAGGAGTTCGACGCGCTCTGCGCAAGAAAACTCGGTCCCGGCGGCGTCCTGGCCGTGAACTTCGGTGGCGACCTCACGGGCAACCGCAATCAGCTCCTCTGGGCCGCCGTGAAGACGCTGGGCGAGGTTTTTCCCCGCGTCTATGTGTTCTCGAGCGAGCTCAAGGCCGGCGCGGGGACGTTCCGCGGCAACGCGATCGTGGTCGCGACGCGCTCGCCCGAGAGGGTGGACCCCGGCACGCTCGCCGACCGGGCGAAGGCCGTCGCGGAGCGCCTCGGGCGTCCGCCCATTTCCGAGTGGGCCGCACGCCTCTACGAAGGCGAGATCCGTACGGCCGACGTGCCCGTTCTCACGGACGCCTACAGCCCGACGGACGCCCTCCAGCACCTCGCGCGATGA
- a CDS encoding ATP-binding protein: MSDTKSTLFLGRAVDASTGKTVREDFRLDPSDLTTHGLIVGMTGSGKTALGIVLIEELLQRGIPVLAVDPKGDLGNLLLNFPNLAPEEFAPFVDPSAGTPESESKKWADGLAGWGLGPADVKALLASRDAVVYTPGSTAGVPLDLFGACTPPPAGADEEDGRDLVGSWVGGLLGLAGRDADPVKSRDFVFLAACVDALWADGKTATLETLLDTASSPPFAKVGALSLDAFYPAKDRQALVLALNGLLASPATAAFRQGDDLDVARMLAPAKDGRARLSIVSIAHLGDAERLFVVATLLARVKSWMRTLPGSPALRALVYIDEIFGFFPPTAEPPTKKPLLTLLKQARAFGVGVVLASQNPVDLDYRGLANCGCWWVGTLQTERDRNRLSEGLVEAGGKDASRLLDKTRKRVFLLHDVHRKEPALVETRWAMSYLRGPMTKSDLAKLRGSAPAAGRKADAAPAGSAPPPLPQEWPARWVDMKRGADLASAALYVRYAVRYKTAKGTSPETQGVKLFPLSAPSAADVLEGETTDLAATGLLDKAPRALRYPDLPAWVGPAGVKAAEKAVRSRLPDKLATTLLKDPVTGALSLPGETPEAFAARAASGAEAPAALREKLEKKKRDLAAAEATEQGRSMETYASMGTAALDVLGGLFGKKKTLRVNKVGSVLSKKRMEGTAEARVEGLKAEIEELEAKLAPPDASRFQKVEVVPAASSVDVLSIGVAWIC; encoded by the coding sequence ATGTCCGACACGAAATCCACGCTCTTCCTGGGCCGCGCCGTCGATGCCTCGACCGGAAAGACAGTCCGCGAGGATTTCCGGCTCGACCCCTCCGACCTGACGACGCACGGCCTCATCGTGGGCATGACGGGCAGCGGCAAGACGGCGCTCGGGATCGTCCTGATCGAGGAGCTCCTCCAGCGCGGGATCCCGGTCCTCGCCGTGGATCCCAAGGGCGACCTCGGCAACCTTCTCCTGAATTTCCCGAACCTCGCGCCGGAGGAGTTCGCGCCGTTCGTCGACCCGTCCGCCGGGACGCCGGAGTCCGAGTCGAAGAAGTGGGCGGACGGCCTCGCGGGCTGGGGCCTCGGCCCCGCGGACGTCAAGGCGCTCCTCGCGAGCCGCGACGCCGTCGTCTACACGCCGGGCTCGACGGCGGGCGTCCCGCTCGACCTCTTCGGCGCGTGCACGCCGCCGCCCGCGGGCGCGGACGAGGAGGACGGCCGCGACCTCGTGGGCTCGTGGGTGGGCGGCCTCCTCGGCCTCGCGGGCCGCGACGCCGACCCCGTGAAGTCGCGCGACTTCGTCTTCCTCGCCGCCTGCGTGGACGCGCTCTGGGCGGACGGCAAGACGGCCACGCTCGAGACGCTCCTCGACACGGCCTCGTCGCCGCCGTTCGCAAAGGTCGGCGCGCTCTCCCTCGACGCCTTCTATCCGGCAAAGGACCGGCAGGCGCTCGTGCTGGCGCTGAACGGCCTCCTCGCGTCTCCCGCCACGGCCGCATTCCGGCAGGGCGACGACCTCGACGTCGCGCGAATGCTCGCCCCGGCGAAAGACGGCAGGGCGCGCCTCTCGATCGTCTCGATCGCCCACCTCGGCGACGCCGAGCGCCTCTTCGTCGTCGCGACGCTGCTCGCGCGCGTGAAGTCGTGGATGCGCACGCTTCCCGGCAGCCCGGCGCTCCGCGCTCTCGTCTACATCGACGAGATCTTCGGCTTCTTCCCGCCCACGGCCGAACCGCCGACGAAAAAGCCGCTCCTCACGCTCCTCAAGCAGGCGCGCGCGTTCGGCGTCGGCGTCGTCCTCGCGTCGCAGAATCCCGTCGACCTCGACTACCGCGGCCTCGCGAACTGCGGCTGCTGGTGGGTCGGGACGCTGCAGACCGAGCGCGACCGCAATCGGCTCTCCGAGGGCCTCGTCGAGGCCGGCGGCAAGGATGCGTCGAGACTGCTCGACAAGACGCGTAAGCGCGTCTTCCTCCTCCACGACGTTCACCGCAAGGAGCCCGCGCTCGTCGAGACTCGCTGGGCGATGAGCTACCTGCGCGGCCCGATGACGAAGTCGGACCTCGCGAAGCTGCGCGGCTCCGCGCCCGCGGCCGGGAGGAAGGCGGACGCGGCGCCCGCCGGATCCGCGCCCCCGCCGCTCCCGCAGGAGTGGCCCGCGCGCTGGGTCGACATGAAGCGCGGCGCCGACCTCGCGTCGGCGGCGCTCTACGTCAGGTACGCCGTCCGCTACAAGACCGCGAAGGGAACGTCGCCCGAAACGCAGGGCGTCAAGCTCTTCCCTCTGTCGGCGCCCTCGGCCGCCGACGTCCTCGAAGGCGAGACGACGGACCTGGCCGCGACCGGCCTGCTCGACAAGGCGCCGCGCGCCCTGCGCTACCCGGACCTTCCGGCCTGGGTCGGCCCGGCAGGCGTGAAGGCGGCCGAGAAGGCCGTGCGCTCGCGCCTTCCGGACAAGCTCGCGACGACGCTTCTCAAGGACCCGGTCACGGGCGCGCTCTCCCTTCCAGGCGAGACTCCGGAAGCGTTCGCCGCGCGCGCCGCGTCGGGCGCCGAAGCTCCAGCAGCGCTGCGAGAGAAGCTGGAGAAGAAGAAGCGCGACCTCGCGGCGGCGGAAGCGACCGAGCAGGGAAGGTCGATGGAAACCTACGCGTCCATGGGCACGGCGGCGCTCGACGTCCTGGGCGGCCTCTTCGGAAAGAAGAAGACGCTCCGTGTGAACAAGGTGGGCTCCGTCCTGAGCAAGAAGCGCATGGAAGGCACTGCCGAGGCGAGGGTCGAGGGCCTGAAGGCCGAGATCGAGGAGCTCGAGGCCAAGCTCGCCCCGCCGGACGCGAGCCGCTTCCAGAAGGTCGAGGTCGTCCCGGCCGCGAGCAGTGTCGACGTGCTCTCGATCGGCGTCGCGTGGATCTGCTGA
- a CDS encoding acyl-CoA thioesterase: MDTNAHEPAIRVSMLPRDTNGHGTIFGGVLLAYIDQAGAIATRPFCNLVVTVKMNEVVFHHPVYVGDVVSFYAKVVKIGTTSISVQVTVTAERWKESGKVLKVTEAEVVYVNVGEDGRPVPIRKPPSGAWA, encoded by the coding sequence ATGGACACGAACGCCCACGAGCCCGCGATCCGCGTCTCGATGCTGCCCCGCGACACGAACGGGCACGGGACGATCTTCGGCGGCGTCCTTCTCGCCTACATCGACCAGGCCGGCGCGATCGCGACGCGCCCGTTCTGCAATCTCGTCGTGACCGTGAAGATGAACGAGGTCGTCTTCCATCACCCGGTCTACGTGGGCGACGTCGTGAGCTTCTACGCGAAGGTCGTGAAGATCGGGACGACCTCGATCAGCGTGCAGGTCACCGTCACCGCGGAGCGGTGGAAGGAATCGGGCAAGGTCCTGAAGGTGACGGAGGCCGAGGTCGTCTACGTGAACGTCGGCGAGGACGGCCGGCCGGTGCCGATCCGCAAGCCGCCGTCCGGCGCGTGGGCCTGA
- the arfB gene encoding aminoacyl-tRNA hydrolase, whose product MSAPPGVFVPPAAIEAHAVRSSGPGGQNVNKVASKILLEVDLAKVEGLDEPARRRLATLAGRRLGADGVLRVTAQESRDQYRNLSGARDKVRELLEKAQVAPKSRRATRPSRAAKERRLKAKRAAAARKVRRGSVRDDD is encoded by the coding sequence ATCAGCGCCCCGCCCGGCGTCTTCGTCCCGCCCGCCGCAATCGAGGCGCACGCCGTGCGCTCGAGCGGGCCGGGCGGGCAGAACGTCAACAAGGTGGCGTCGAAGATCCTTCTGGAGGTGGACCTCGCGAAGGTCGAGGGCCTGGACGAGCCCGCGCGCCGCCGCCTCGCGACGCTCGCGGGCCGCCGCCTCGGCGCGGACGGCGTCCTGCGCGTCACCGCGCAGGAGAGCCGCGACCAGTACCGTAACCTCTCCGGGGCGCGCGACAAGGTGCGCGAGCTGCTCGAGAAGGCGCAGGTCGCGCCGAAATCGCGCCGCGCGACGCGCCCGTCGCGAGCCGCGAAAGAGAGACGCCTGAAAGCCAAGCGCGCGGCCGCGGCCCGCAAGGTGCGGCGCGGCTCGGTCCGCGACGACGACTGA
- a CDS encoding histidine phosphatase family protein → MKPTRVFLVRHGATTLSAEDRFAGETEVELSEEGREQLHHLAARLAREPLAAVAASPMTRTVESAKILAAPHGLPILPVDGLREISHGRWEQRTRAEVEARWPEEYACWERDPYTFAPEGGETGLAVTARALPVLVSLVNEHAGRSILVVSHKATIRLLLSALIGFDPRTYRDRLDQSPACLNVLDFKGPSQARLMLFNDVSHYAHAGASTPSLPKGSLSKWWDDPPI, encoded by the coding sequence TTGAAGCCGACACGCGTCTTCCTCGTGCGGCACGGCGCGACGACGCTTTCGGCCGAAGACCGCTTTGCGGGCGAGACGGAAGTCGAGCTGTCCGAGGAGGGGCGCGAGCAGCTGCACCACCTCGCCGCGCGTCTCGCGCGCGAGCCGCTCGCCGCGGTCGCCGCGAGCCCGATGACGCGCACGGTCGAGAGCGCGAAGATCCTCGCGGCGCCGCACGGGCTGCCCATCCTGCCCGTGGACGGGCTGCGCGAGATCTCGCACGGCCGCTGGGAACAGCGGACGCGCGCCGAGGTCGAGGCCCGATGGCCCGAGGAGTACGCGTGCTGGGAGCGCGACCCGTACACGTTCGCGCCGGAGGGCGGCGAGACGGGTCTCGCCGTGACGGCGCGCGCGCTTCCCGTGCTCGTTTCGCTCGTCAACGAGCACGCGGGCCGGTCGATTCTCGTCGTCTCGCACAAGGCCACGATCCGGCTCCTCCTCTCGGCGCTGATCGGCTTCGACCCGCGCACGTATCGCGACCGCCTCGACCAGAGCCCGGCCTGCCTGAACGTCCTCGATTTCAAGGGGCCGTCGCAGGCGCGGCTCATGCTCTTCAACGACGTGTCGCACTACGCGCACGCCGGCGCGTCGACGCCGTCGCTGCCGAAGGGGAGCCTCTCGAAGTGGTGGGACGACCCGCCGATCTGA
- a CDS encoding NAD(P)/FAD-dependent oxidoreductase, whose translation MLDVSHVVARAAGQTEVRVCFGFGEEKREEKISSNGPVRAAAPKRATDASSVAAAWDARLVAGARSGISLFNLLRKSSSSSFSSSGSLPDRLIQLVLAESGVADQPLARLTRDARRRVAETLAAFPLPATGTEGYRTAEVTGGGVALDEVDPGSGKSKVVPGLWLAGEVLDAFGPIGGFNFQWAWGTGWTAGVSSARPLIRSAGRPTTSRGSPSAATASTRRRARSATRR comes from the coding sequence GTGCTCGACGTCTCGCACGTCGTCGCCCGCGCCGCGGGCCAAACGGAAGTAAGAGTTTGCTTCGGATTCGGAGAAGAGAAGAGAGAAGAGAAGATTTCTTCGAATGGTCCCGTGCGGGCCGCGGCGCCGAAACGCGCGACGGACGCCTCGTCCGTTGCGGCCGCTTGGGACGCGCGCCTCGTTGCGGGTGCTCGCTCTGGCATCTCCCTCTTCAACCTTCTAAGAAAATCTTCCTCTTCCTCTTTCTCCTCCTCCGGTTCTCTTCCCGACCGACTCATTCAGCTTGTGCTGGCGGAGAGTGGCGTCGCGGATCAGCCGCTCGCGCGGCTGACTCGCGACGCGCGGCGGCGGGTCGCGGAAACGCTGGCGGCGTTCCCGCTCCCTGCGACGGGCACGGAGGGCTACCGAACGGCGGAGGTCACGGGGGGCGGCGTCGCGCTGGACGAGGTCGACCCCGGCAGCGGGAAGAGCAAGGTCGTCCCGGGGTTGTGGCTCGCAGGCGAGGTGCTCGACGCGTTCGGCCCGATCGGCGGCTTCAACTTCCAGTGGGCGTGGGGCACGGGCTGGACGGCGGGCGTCTCGTCCGCGCGTCCCCTGATCAGATCGGCGGGTCGTCCCACCACTTCGAGAGGCTCCCCTTCGGCAGCGACGGCGTCGACGCGCCGGCGTGCGCGTAGTGCGACACGTCGTTGA